One stretch of Flavobacterium sp. 9 DNA includes these proteins:
- the infA gene encoding translation initiation factor IF-1 translates to MAKQSAIEQDGSIIEALSNAMFRVELENGHIVIAHISGKMRMHYIKLLPGDKVKLEMSPYDLSKARITYRY, encoded by the coding sequence ATGGCAAAACAATCAGCAATAGAACAAGACGGATCAATCATTGAAGCATTGTCAAATGCGATGTTCCGTGTAGAGTTAGAAAATGGACATATCGTAATTGCTCATATTTCTGGTAAAATGCGTATGCATTACATCAAGTTATTACCTGGTGATAAAGTGAAACTAGAAATGAGTCCTTATGATTTGTCAAAAGCAAGAATTACTTA
- the secY gene encoding preprotein translocase subunit SecY, translating to MKKFIESISNVWKIEELKNRILITLGLLLVYRFGAHVTLPGIDATQLTGLAGQTKNGLGSILDMFTGGAFSKASVFALGIMPYISASIVVQLMGIAIPYLQKLQNDGESGRKKINQITRWLTIAITLVQGPTYIYNLYRTLPGSAFLLGFNSPEFLFSSVIILVTGTIFAMWLGEKITDKGIGNGISLLIMVGILARLPQAFMQEFSSRVTNNNGGPMLLVIEIIVWLLVIISCVLLTMAVRKIPVQYARRTTTGDYEQDLAGGNRQWIPLKLNASGVMPIIFAQAIMFIPAAVAGLSKSDTSQSIVGAFSNMFGFWYNFVFATLIIVFTFFYTAITVPTNKMADDLKRSGGFIPGVRPGAETSDFLDKVMSLITFPGSLFLALIAVFPAIVVSIMDVQQSWAMFFGGTSLIIMVGVAIDTIQQINSYLLNKHYDGLMKTGKNRKAVA from the coding sequence ATGAAGAAATTTATTGAATCAATAAGTAATGTTTGGAAAATCGAAGAACTGAAAAACAGAATCCTAATTACATTAGGATTGCTTTTAGTATATCGTTTTGGTGCACACGTAACGCTACCTGGAATTGACGCAACTCAATTAACAGGTTTAGCGGGACAAACTAAAAATGGTTTAGGATCTATCCTAGACATGTTTACAGGAGGTGCTTTCTCTAAAGCTTCAGTTTTTGCTTTAGGTATTATGCCTTATATTTCTGCATCTATTGTTGTTCAGTTAATGGGAATTGCGATTCCTTATTTACAAAAACTTCAAAACGATGGAGAGAGTGGTAGAAAAAAGATTAATCAAATCACTCGTTGGTTGACTATAGCTATTACACTGGTTCAAGGTCCAACTTATATCTATAATTTGTATAGAACATTGCCTGGAAGTGCATTCTTGTTAGGTTTTAATTCTCCTGAATTTTTGTTCTCTTCAGTTATTATCTTAGTTACAGGTACAATTTTTGCTATGTGGCTTGGAGAAAAAATTACAGATAAAGGTATTGGAAATGGAATTTCATTATTGATTATGGTTGGTATTTTGGCAAGATTACCTCAAGCATTCATGCAAGAGTTCTCTTCTAGAGTTACCAATAACAATGGTGGTCCAATGTTATTAGTTATTGAAATTATTGTGTGGTTATTGGTAATCATTTCTTGTGTATTGCTTACAATGGCAGTACGTAAAATTCCGGTTCAATACGCTCGTCGTACAACAACTGGAGATTACGAGCAAGATTTAGCTGGCGGTAACAGACAATGGATTCCTTTAAAGCTTAATGCTTCTGGAGTTATGCCGATCATTTTTGCTCAGGCAATTATGTTTATACCTGCAGCTGTAGCTGGATTGTCTAAATCAGATACATCACAATCTATCGTTGGTGCATTTAGTAATATGTTTGGTTTTTGGTATAATTTTGTATTTGCAACATTAATTATTGTATTTACATTTTTCTATACTGCAATCACTGTACCTACTAACAAAATGGCCGATGATTTGAAAAGAAGCGGTGGTTTTATTCCTGGAGTTCGTCCAGGTGCTGAAACTTCAGACTTCTTGGATAAAGTGATGTCTTTAATAACTTTCCCAGGATCTTTATTCCTTGCTTTGATTGCTGTGTTCCCAGCTATTGTTGTAAGTATTATGGATGTACAACAATCTTGGGCAATGTTTTTTGGAGGTACCTCATTAATAATTATGGTTGGAGTTGCAATAGATACTATTCAACAAATCAATTCATACTTGTTAAACAAACATTATGATGGTTTAATGAAGACTGGTAAAAATAGAAAAGCGGTAGCTTAA
- the rplO gene encoding 50S ribosomal protein L15, whose translation MNLSNLQPAEGSTHNQNKRLGRGEGSGKGGTSARGHKGAKSRSGYSKKIGFEGGQMPLQRRVPKFGFTNINRKEYEGVNLDTLQLLVDNGVITDSVSMTDFVANRLATKNEIVKILGRGELKAKLKVTAHKFTATAKAAIEAAGGEAVTI comes from the coding sequence ATGAATTTAAGTAACTTACAACCAGCTGAAGGGTCAACACACAATCAAAATAAAAGATTAGGTAGAGGAGAAGGTTCTGGAAAAGGTGGTACTTCTGCAAGAGGTCACAAAGGAGCAAAATCTCGTTCTGGTTATTCTAAAAAGATTGGTTTTGAAGGAGGGCAAATGCCACTTCAAAGACGTGTGCCTAAGTTTGGTTTCACAAACATCAATCGTAAAGAATACGAAGGTGTTAATTTAGATACGCTTCAATTATTAGTAGACAATGGTGTGATTACTGATTCTGTTTCTATGACAGATTTCGTAGCAAATCGTCTAGCTACCAAAAATGAAATCGTTAAGATTTTAGGTAGAGGAGAATTGAAAGCAAAATTAAAAGTAACTGCCCACAAATTTACTGCTACTGCAAAAGCTGCTATTGAAGCTGCTGGAGGAGAAGCTGTAACTATATAA
- the rpmD gene encoding 50S ribosomal protein L30 yields the protein MAKLLVKQVRSKINCPLSQKRGLEALGLRKMGQVVEHDSNPAILGMINKVKHLVSVEEAK from the coding sequence ATGGCTAAATTATTAGTAAAACAAGTAAGAAGCAAAATCAACTGCCCTCTTTCTCAAAAAAGAGGTTTGGAAGCTTTAGGTCTACGTAAAATGGGACAAGTTGTAGAGCATGATTCAAATCCTGCAATCCTTGGGATGATAAACAAAGTTAAACACTTAGTTTCTGTCGAAGAAGCTAAATAA
- the rpsE gene encoding 30S ribosomal protein S5, whose amino-acid sequence MMSKYKNVELVKPSGLELKDRLVSVNRVTKVTKGGRAFGFSAIVVVGDENGVVGHGLGKSKDVSEAIAKAVEDAKKNLVKIPLNGQSVPHEQKGKFGGARVFLIPASHGTGVIAGGAVRSVLESVGIHDVLSKSQGSSNPHNVVKATFDALLQMRSAHTVAKQRGVSLEKVFKG is encoded by the coding sequence ATTATGTCTAAATACAAAAATGTAGAATTGGTAAAACCAAGTGGTCTTGAACTTAAAGATCGTCTGGTAAGTGTTAATCGTGTTACTAAGGTTACAAAAGGAGGTAGAGCTTTCGGTTTTTCTGCTATTGTAGTTGTAGGTGATGAAAATGGAGTAGTTGGTCACGGATTAGGAAAATCTAAAGACGTTTCTGAAGCAATTGCGAAAGCAGTAGAAGATGCTAAGAAAAATTTAGTAAAAATTCCTTTGAATGGACAATCTGTTCCTCACGAACAAAAAGGTAAATTTGGTGGTGCGCGTGTATTCTTAATTCCTGCTTCTCATGGTACAGGAGTTATTGCTGGTGGAGCTGTTCGTTCAGTTCTTGAATCAGTAGGTATTCACGATGTATTGTCTAAATCTCAAGGATCATCAAATCCTCATAACGTGGTAAAAGCAACTTTTGATGCTTTATTGCAAATGAGAAGCGCTCATACTGTTGCAAAACAAAGAGGTGTTTCTTTAGAAAAAGTTTTTAAAGGTTAA
- the rplR gene encoding 50S ribosomal protein L18: protein MSLTKSDRRQRIRFRIRKSISGTATNPRLSVFRSNKEIYAQLIDDVNGVTLLAASSREKEIGKGTNVEIAAAVGKLVAEKALKAGIDTITFDRGGYLYHGRIKSLAEGARAAGLKF from the coding sequence ATGTCATTAACAAAATCTGATAGAAGACAGAGAATTAGATTCAGAATTAGAAAATCGATTAGTGGTACTGCTACTAACCCAAGACTATCTGTATTTAGAAGTAACAAAGAAATTTACGCTCAACTTATTGATGATGTAAATGGAGTTACTTTATTAGCTGCATCTTCAAGAGAAAAAGAAATAGGAAAAGGTACTAACGTTGAAATCGCTGCTGCTGTTGGAAAACTTGTTGCAGAGAAAGCGTTAAAAGCTGGGATTGATACCATCACTTTTGATAGAGGTGGATATTTGTATCACGGTCGTATTAAATCATTAGCAGAAGGCGCAAGAGCGGCTGGACTTAAATTCTAA
- the rplF gene encoding 50S ribosomal protein L6, which translates to MSRIGKSPIVIAAGVTVEVKDGIVTVKGKKGQLTQEFSDITVKVEGDQILLERSSDHKDQRAKHGLYRSLINNMIIGVSEGFTKELELVGVGYRASNQGQKLDLALGYSHNIVLEIAPEVALETISEKGKNPIVKLTSFDKQLLGQVAAKIRGFRKPEPYKGKGVKFVGEVLRRKAGKSA; encoded by the coding sequence ATGTCAAGAATAGGTAAAAGCCCAATTGTAATCGCTGCTGGAGTAACTGTTGAAGTTAAAGATGGTATCGTTACGGTAAAAGGAAAAAAAGGTCAACTAACTCAGGAGTTTTCGGACATTACTGTAAAAGTTGAAGGCGATCAAATTTTATTAGAGAGATCGTCTGATCATAAAGACCAAAGAGCAAAACACGGATTATACAGATCATTAATCAATAACATGATAATTGGTGTATCTGAAGGTTTTACAAAAGAACTTGAATTAGTTGGAGTTGGTTATAGAGCTTCAAACCAAGGTCAAAAGTTAGATTTAGCTCTTGGATATTCTCACAATATTGTTTTAGAAATTGCTCCAGAAGTAGCTTTAGAAACAATATCTGAAAAAGGTAAAAACCCTATCGTAAAATTAACATCATTTGATAAACAACTTTTAGGTCAAGTTGCTGCGAAAATCAGAGGTTTCCGTAAGCCTGAGCCGTACAAAGGAAAAGGTGTTAAATTTGTGGGTGAAGTATTAAGAAGAAAAGCAGGTAAATCAGCTTAA
- the rpsH gene encoding 30S ribosomal protein S8: protein MYTDPIADYLTRVRNAVAANHKVVEIPASNLKKEITKILFDQGYILSYKFEDNSVQGSIKIALKYDKDTKEPVIKDIQRISKPGLRKYAGAAKLPRILNGLGIAIVSTSKGLMTGKQAKQLNVGGEVICYVY from the coding sequence ATGTATACAGATCCTATTGCAGATTATTTGACTAGAGTTCGTAACGCTGTGGCTGCAAACCACAAAGTTGTTGAAATTCCAGCTTCTAATCTAAAAAAAGAAATAACTAAGATCTTATTTGATCAAGGTTATATCTTGAGTTACAAATTTGAGGACAACTCTGTTCAGGGTTCAATCAAAATTGCTTTGAAGTACGATAAAGATACTAAAGAGCCTGTAATTAAAGATATCCAAAGAATTAGTAAACCTGGTTTACGTAAATACGCAGGTGCTGCCAAATTACCAAGAATCCTTAACGGATTAGGAATTGCAATTGTTTCAACTTCAAAAGGTCTTATGACTGGAAAACAAGCGAAACAATTAAATGTAGGTGGTGAAGTAATTTGTTACGTATACTAA
- the rpsN gene encoding 30S ribosomal protein S14: MAKESMKAREVKREKTVAKYAEKRKALKEAGDFEGLQKLPKNASPVRLHNRCKLTGRPRGYIRQFGISRVTFREMANNGLIPGVKKASW; this comes from the coding sequence ATGGCTAAAGAATCAATGAAAGCCCGCGAGGTTAAGAGAGAAAAAACGGTAGCAAAGTATGCTGAGAAAAGAAAAGCTTTGAAAGAAGCTGGAGATTTTGAAGGTTTACAAAAATTACCTAAAAATGCTTCACCAGTTCGTTTACACAATCGTTGTAAATTAACAGGTAGACCAAGAGGGTATATCCGTCAATTCGGTATTTCACGTGTAACTTTCCGTGAGATGGCTAATAATGGATTAATTCCTGGAGTTAAAAAGGCATCTTGGTAA
- the rplE gene encoding 50S ribosomal protein L5 codes for MAYTPRLKEEYKSRVISALKEEFGYTNVMQVPKLEKIVLSRGVGAAVSDKKLIDYAVDELTKITGQKAVSTISKKDVASFKLRKGMPIGAKVTLRGERMYEFLDRLVTSALPRVRDFSGIKATGFDGRGNYNLGVLEQIIFPEIDIDKVNKISGMDITFVTTAKTDKEAKSLLAELGLPFKKN; via the coding sequence ATGGCATATACACCTAGACTAAAAGAAGAATATAAGAGTAGAGTAATCTCTGCTCTTAAAGAGGAATTCGGATATACAAACGTAATGCAAGTTCCAAAACTTGAAAAAATCGTTTTGAGCCGTGGAGTTGGTGCAGCTGTATCTGATAAAAAACTTATTGACTATGCAGTTGATGAGTTAACAAAGATCACTGGACAAAAAGCAGTATCTACAATTTCAAAGAAAGACGTTGCGTCTTTCAAATTGAGAAAAGGGATGCCTATTGGAGCAAAAGTTACTTTACGTGGTGAAAGAATGTATGAGTTTTTAGATAGACTTGTTACTTCTGCTTTACCACGCGTTAGAGATTTTAGTGGTATTAAAGCTACTGGTTTTGACGGAAGAGGTAATTACAACCTTGGAGTTTTAGAGCAAATCATTTTCCCAGAAATTGATATTGACAAAGTAAACAAAATTTCAGGAATGGATATTACATTTGTTACTACTGCAAAAACAGACAAGGAAGCAAAGTCATTATTGGCTGAATTAGGATTACCTTTTAAAAAGAATTAA
- the rplX gene encoding 50S ribosomal protein L24, with product MIKLKIKSGDIVRVIAGDHKGAEGKVLRVYREKNKAIVEGVNMVSKHTKPSAKNPQGGIVKKEASIQISNISLIDPKTKETTRVGIRVEGDKKVRFSKKSNQVL from the coding sequence ATGATAAAGCTAAAAATAAAATCAGGAGATATCGTAAGAGTTATTGCTGGAGACCATAAAGGTGCTGAAGGTAAAGTTTTACGTGTTTACCGTGAGAAAAATAAAGCGATAGTTGAAGGTGTAAACATGGTTTCAAAACATACAAAACCAAGTGCTAAAAACCCTCAAGGTGGTATCGTTAAGAAAGAAGCTTCTATACAAATATCTAACATTTCACTAATTGATCCTAAAACTAAGGAAACAACTAGAGTTGGTATTAGAGTAGAAGGAGATAAGAAAGTAAGATTTTCAAAAAAATCTAATCAAGTACTATAG
- the rplN gene encoding 50S ribosomal protein L14 translates to MVQQESRLKVADNTGAKEVLTIRVLGGTKRRYASVGDKIVVSIKDATPNGNVKKGAVSTAVVVRTKKEVRRADGSYIRFDDNACVLLNAAGEMRGTRVFGPVARELREKQFMKIVSLAPEVL, encoded by the coding sequence ATGGTACAACAGGAATCAAGACTAAAAGTAGCAGATAACACGGGAGCAAAAGAAGTTTTAACTATCCGTGTTTTAGGAGGTACCAAAAGAAGGTATGCCTCTGTTGGTGACAAGATTGTAGTATCTATTAAAGATGCAACTCCTAACGGTAACGTTAAAAAAGGAGCTGTTTCAACTGCAGTTGTTGTACGTACCAAAAAAGAAGTGAGAAGAGCTGATGGTTCTTATATCCGTTTCGATGATAATGCATGTGTTCTTTTGAACGCTGCAGGGGAAATGAGAGGAACTCGTGTTTTTGGTCCGGTAGCAAGAGAACTTCGTGAAAAACAATTCATGAAAATTGTATCATTAGCACCAGAAGTGCTTTAA
- the rpsQ gene encoding 30S ribosomal protein S17: MEEKRNLRKERIGVVTSNKMDKSIVIAEVRKVKHPLYGKFVLKTKKYVAHDETNDCNIGDTVRISETRPLSKTKCWRLVEILERAK, encoded by the coding sequence ATGGAAGAAAAAAGAAATTTAAGAAAAGAAAGAATAGGTGTTGTTACTTCAAATAAAATGGATAAGTCTATTGTTATTGCTGAAGTAAGAAAAGTAAAGCACCCATTATACGGTAAGTTCGTGTTGAAAACAAAGAAATACGTTGCACACGACGAAACAAACGACTGTAACATTGGAGATACTGTAAGAATTAGCGAAACGCGTCCTTTAAGTAAAACAAAATGTTGGAGATTAGTTGAAATCTTAGAAAGAGCTAAATAA
- the rpmC gene encoding 50S ribosomal protein L29: MKQSEIKDLSAAELQEKLSQTKKIYADLKMAHAISPIENPLQIRSVRRTVARLATELTKRELQ, encoded by the coding sequence ATGAAACAATCAGAAATAAAAGATCTTTCTGCAGCGGAGTTGCAAGAAAAACTTAGTCAAACTAAGAAAATATATGCTGACCTAAAAATGGCTCACGCTATTTCTCCAATTGAGAACCCACTTCAAATTAGAAGTGTAAGAAGAACAGTTGCAAGATTGGCTACAGAGTTAACTAAAAGAGAGTTACAATAA
- the rplP gene encoding 50S ribosomal protein L16, with translation MLQPKRTKYRKVQKGKMKGNSQRGHELSNGMFGIKSVHEDGMFLTSRQIEAARIAATRFMKREGQLWIKIFPDKPITKKPLEVRMGKGKGAVEYWAAVVKPGRIMFEVGGVPLSVAKEALRLAAQKLPVKTKFVVARDFEA, from the coding sequence ATGTTACAGCCTAAAAGAACAAAATACCGTAAGGTACAAAAGGGTAAAATGAAAGGTAACTCTCAAAGAGGGCATGAACTTTCTAATGGAATGTTTGGTATTAAATCTGTACATGAAGATGGAATGTTCTTAACTTCTCGTCAAATCGAAGCTGCGCGTATTGCTGCAACTCGTTTCATGAAGAGAGAAGGACAATTATGGATCAAAATATTTCCAGACAAACCAATTACTAAGAAGCCTCTTGAGGTACGTATGGGTAAAGGTAAAGGTGCCGTTGAATATTGGGCTGCCGTTGTTAAACCCGGAAGAATTATGTTTGAAGTTGGAGGAGTTCCTTTATCAGTTGCAAAAGAGGCGTTACGTCTTGCAGCTCAAAAGCTTCCAGTAAAAACTAAATTCGTCGTTGCTAGAGATTTCGAAGCATAA
- the rpsC gene encoding 30S ribosomal protein S3, producing MGQKTNPIGNRLGIIRGWDSNWYGGNDYGDKLAEDHKIRKYIHARLSKASVSKVIIERTLKLVTVTITTARPGIIIGKGGQEVDKLKEELKKVTDKEVQINIFEIKRPELDAYLVATSIARQIESRISYRRAIKMAIAASMRMNAEGIKVLISGRLNGAEMARSEGFKEGRIPLSTFRADIDYALAEAHTTYGRMGIKVWIMKGEVYGKRDLSPLAGMDKKQSGTGGGKGGDSPRGDRKPFNKGGKPDARKRK from the coding sequence ATGGGACAAAAGACAAATCCAATTGGAAATAGACTTGGTATCATCAGAGGGTGGGACTCAAACTGGTATGGTGGAAATGATTACGGTGATAAACTTGCCGAAGATCACAAAATCAGAAAGTATATCCACGCTCGTTTATCAAAAGCTAGTGTATCTAAAGTAATCATTGAGAGAACTTTGAAGCTTGTAACCGTTACTATCACTACTGCTAGACCTGGTATCATTATCGGAAAAGGTGGACAAGAGGTAGACAAGTTAAAAGAGGAACTTAAGAAAGTTACTGACAAAGAGGTTCAAATCAACATCTTTGAAATCAAAAGACCTGAGTTAGATGCTTATCTTGTGGCGACAAGCATCGCTCGTCAAATCGAAAGTCGTATTTCTTACAGACGTGCAATCAAAATGGCTATTGCTGCTTCTATGCGTATGAACGCTGAAGGTATCAAAGTTTTGATTTCTGGTCGTTTGAATGGTGCTGAGATGGCGCGTTCAGAAGGTTTCAAAGAAGGTAGAATTCCTCTATCAACTTTCAGAGCTGACATTGATTATGCTTTGGCTGAAGCTCACACTACTTACGGTAGAATGGGTATCAAAGTATGGATCATGAAAGGTGAAGTTTATGGAAAGAGAGATCTTTCTCCACTTGCAGGAATGGATAAAAAACAATCTGGAACTGGTGGTGGTAAAGGTGGCGATTCTCCAAGAGGAGATAGAAAGCCTTTTAATAAAGGTGGAAAACCAGACGCTCGTAAAAGAAAGTAA
- the rplV gene encoding 50S ribosomal protein L22, with amino-acid sequence MGVRKRETADARKEANKSIAFAKLNNCPTSPRKMRLVADLVRGQKVERALNILRFSSKEASRKLEKLLLSAINNWEQKNSEGNLEEAGLFVKEIRVDGGMMLKRLRPAPQGRAHRIRKRSNHVTIVLGAINNTQSNS; translated from the coding sequence ATGGGAGTTCGTAAAAGAGAAACAGCAGATGCGAGAAAAGAGGCTAATAAGTCTATTGCTTTCGCAAAATTGAATAACTGCCCTACTTCACCTAGAAAAATGCGCTTAGTAGCGGACTTGGTAAGAGGTCAGAAGGTAGAAAGAGCACTTAACATCTTAAGATTCAGTTCTAAAGAAGCTTCAAGAAAATTAGAAAAACTATTATTATCTGCAATCAACAACTGGGAGCAAAAAAATAGTGAAGGTAATTTAGAAGAAGCTGGATTATTTGTTAAAGAGATCAGAGTAGATGGTGGAATGATGTTGAAAAGACTTCGTCCAGCTCCACAAGGTCGTGCACACAGAATAAGAAAACGTTCTAACCACGTAACAATCGTGCTTGGAGCTATCAATAACACACAAAGCAATTCTTAA